The Alnus glutinosa chromosome 7, dhAlnGlut1.1, whole genome shotgun sequence genome includes a region encoding these proteins:
- the LOC133873909 gene encoding transcription factor RAX2: MGRAPCCDKANVKRGPWSPEEDAKLKEYIEKSGTGGNWIALPQKAGLKRCGKSCRLRWLNYLRPNIKHGEFSDDEDRIICSLFATIGSRWSIIAAQLPGRTDNDIKNYWNTKLKKKLMGVFPQSQRKSHQVMTLSNTLQASSSSPSSSTSTSSYQGSNSAYYTTPASSFTGLEPISFTSSLLSSNYSTNLLVFGSEPASCSSSDGSSNNLIGRSNDRDQYDQYGELLQNCFYNEVEGINQRFMISNGVWGETPLDYGFEEIKRLISSGSCNNHLLFDEHKTEETQYY, from the exons atgggaAGGGCTCCTTGCTGTGACAAGGCCAACGTGAAAAGAGGGCCATGGTCACCTGAAGAAGATGCAAAGTTGAAAGAGTATATAGAAAAATCTGGGACTGGAGGGAATTGGATTGCTCTTCCTCAGAAAGCTG GTCTTAAGAGATGTGGGAAAAGCTGCAGATTAAGATGGCTTAACTATCTCAGACCCAACATTAAACATGGTGAATTCTCTGATGATGAAGATAGGATAATATGCAGCCTCTTTGCTACCATAGGAAGCAG GTGGTCAATAATAGCAGCTCAGTTGCCAGGAAGGACTGACAATGATATTAAGAACTACTGGAACACCAAGCTGAAGAAGAAGCTAATGGGTGTATTTCCTCAATCTCAGAGAAAATCCCACCAAGTCATGACTCTCTCAAATACCCTTCAAGCTTCTTCATCATCACCTTCATCATCAACATCTACATCATCATACCAAGGCAGCAACAGTGCATACTACACTACCCCAGCCAGTTCATTCACAGGTCTAGAGCCCATTTCTTTCACATCAAGCCTTTTGAGCAGCAATTATTCTACTAATCTGCTCGTCTTTGGGAGTGAACCAGCTAGTTGCAGCTCTTCTGATGGAAGTTCTAACAATCTGATTGGCCGTAGCAACGACAGAGATCAGTATGATCAATATGGTGAATTACTGCAGAATTGTTTCTACAATGAAGTTGAAGGGATTAATCAGAGGTTCATGATCTCCAATGGTGTGTGGGGAGAAACTCCATTGGATTATGGCTTTGAGGAGATTAAGCGGTTAATTAGCAGTGGTAGCTGCAACAACCACCTTTTGTTTGATGAACACAAGACAGAGGAAACACAGTACTACTGA